In the genome of Dasypus novemcinctus isolate mDasNov1 chromosome 30, mDasNov1.1.hap2, whole genome shotgun sequence, one region contains:
- the LOC131276695 gene encoding coiled-coil domain-containing protein 159-like: MCDPLLAGLSRDADRSVPCRRSPSPPSNVRLVANGQCNKLWGSTSDQSLDCRTIWYRTSEAETLAPAAARDAVTCGDRRPAWHPGAWLHGAPSLPSSDLPKERCDSQELLKRHHLIAKKSLENNSCKSKGENVPGSPGLIQPPSASANSCPCP; encoded by the exons TGACCCTCTTCTGGCCGGATTATCCCGGGACGCCGACCGCTCCGTGCCCTGCCGCCGCTCGCCTTCCCCGCCCTCCAACGTGCGTTTGGTCGCTAACGGGCAGTGTAACAAGCTCTGGG GCTCCACCTCGGACCAATCCTTGGACTGTAGAACCATCTGGTACAGAACCTCCGAGGCCGAAACCTTGGCGCCCGCCGCTGCCCGGGACGCGGTGACATGTGGCGACCGCAGGCCTGCGTGGCACCCGGGGGCTTGGCTGCATGGGGCGCCCTCCTTGCCCAGCTCCGACTTGCCGAAGGAACGCTGTGACAGCCAGGAGCTTCTGAAGAGGCATCACCTCATTGCTAAG AAATCTTTGGAAAACAACTCTTGCAAGTCCAAAGGTGAGAATGTGCCGGGAAGCCCTGGCCTGATCCAACCACCCTCAGCCTCCGCCAACTCTTGCCCCTGCCCTTAA
- the PLPPR2 gene encoding phospholipid phosphatase-related protein type 2 isoform X1 has product MVEVCGGPPGVSQRLCVCSAVVWVSVAGRVHAVLHACVCECAVLAVVGVGPCVNEPPILLPGRLAALLGCTKLCVCVCVCVQLGDELCTRGLPRWVAVSLGQVGSADTPPPHVSHTTERAPQQGRWTQAAPCLLWPGSQWLCPVPWGSPSRWPPAAAVTLRGWRRRLVGSPRALWQRPTPSAGLAFTMAGGRPQPKRSFSIIPCFVFVESVLLGFVVLLAYRLEFTDTFTVHAQGFFCYDSTYAKPYPGPEAASRAPPALVYALVTAGPTLTILLGELARAFFPAPPSAISTLGESTIVSGACCRFSPPLRRLVRFLGGDGQPHAALPVRLPPQLHGPGLPAALARPPRPRPLRHRPGRLRRQPQPGGRRAPRLPLQGRGALRLRGHLHGDVRDPRVPREGLPPGQAVALPGPAVSCLLGGRGAGGRVPQPLVRRAGRLPDRSGHRRLPGHLRRAQLPEQATLWPEALPVGEPGPGPLRGQPPRKVKCGPGTRGLQATLDTGTAHPIQAAELRPPWPPNSQLRVLAGPGHVFVAPRAPPSTEVGADAPAAAPAPAPARADPRPGPLALLSRAGGAGRGWRARPEAAAAHAPPAGPVHPQRTLSLPLPPGQLQPLPVRQPRPPAVSHPPPPATHSQSCPLPPPPPHHACAM; this is encoded by the exons ATGGTGGAGGTGTGTGGAGGGCCTCCCGGTGTGTCCCAGCGGTTGTGTGTCTGCTCGGCTGTCGTGTGGGTGTCCGTGGCAGGCCGTGTGCACGCTGTGCTACACGCGTGTGTGTGCGAGTGTGCGGTTCTGGCTGTCGTGGGTGTGGGCCCGTGTGTGAATGAGCCTCCGATATTGCTCCCCGGGAGGCTGGCCGCGTTGCTGGGATGCacgaaattgtgtgtgtgtgtgtgtgtgtgtgtgcaactTGGGGATGAGTTGTGCACTCGGGGGCTGCCGCGGTGGGTGGCTGTGTCTCTGGGACAGGTGGGCAGCGctgacacccctcccccccacgtGTCACACACTACAGAGCGAGCCCCGCAGCAGGGCCGTTGGACCCAGGCTGCCCCCTGCCTTCTCTGGCCAGGGTCTCAGTGGCTGTGTCCAGTGCCATGGGGGTCCCCGTCTCGCTGGCCGCCAGCGGCGGCTGTGACTCTGCGGGGGTGGCGGCGGCGGCTGGTGGGAAGCCCTAGGGCGCTTTGGCAG CGCCCCACCCCCTCCGCAGGCCTGGCCTTCACCATGGCGGGAGGGAGGCCTCAGCCAAAGAGGAGTTTCTCCATCATCCCGTGCTTCGTCTTTGTGGAG TCTGTGCTGCTGGGCTTCGTGGTCCTGCTCGCCTACCGCCTGGAGTTCACGGACACGTTTACGGTGCACGCCCAAGGCTTCTTCTGCTATGACAGCACCTACGCCAAGCCCTACCCCGGCCCCGAGGCCGCCAGCCGGGCCCCGCCCGCCCTTGTCTACGCCCTGGTCACCGCCGGGCCCACCCTCACC ATCCTGCTGGGGGAGCTGGCGCGCGCCTTCTTCCCGGCACCCCCCTCGGCCATCTCCACCCTCGGGGAGAGCACCATCGTGTCGGGAGCCTGCTGCCGCTTCAGCCCCCCGCTCCGGAGGCTGGTCCGCTTCCTGG GTGGTGACGGGCAACCCCACGCCGCACTTCCTGTCCGTCTGCCGCCCCAACTACACGGCCCTGGGCTGCCCGCCGCCCTCGCCCGACCGCCCCGGCCCCGACCGCTTCGTCACCGACCAGGGCGCCTGCGCCGGCAGCCCCAGCCTGGTGGCCGCCGCGCGCCGCGCCTTCCCCTGCAAGGACGCGGCGCTCTGCGCCTACGCGGTCACCTACACGGCG ATGTACGTGACCCTCGTGTTCCGCGTGAAGGGCTCCCGCCTGGTCAAGCCGTCGCTCTGCCTGGCCCTGCTGTGTCCTGCCTTCTTGGTGGGCGTGGTGCGGGTGGCCGAGTACCGCAACCACTGGTCCGACGTGCTGGCCGGCTTCCTGACCGGAGCGGCCATCGCCGCCTTCCTG GTCACCTGCGTCGTGCACAACTTCCAGAGCAGGCCACCCTCTGGCCGGAGGCTCTCCCCGTGGGAGAGCCTGGGCCAGGTCCCCTCCGTGGACAGCCCCCTCGAAAAGTTAAGTGTGGCCCAG GAACCCGAGGCCTGCAGGCCACACTCGACACCGGCACGGCTCACCCCATCCA agccgCAGAACTGCGCCCGCCGTGGCCACCTAATTCCCAGTTGCGTGTCCTCGCGGGCCCCGGCCATGTGTTCGTCGCCCCGCGTGCCCCGCCCTCGACTGAGGTCGGAGCCGACGCCCCTgccgctgcccctgcccctgcccctgcccgcgCCGACCCCCGGCCAGGGCCCCTCGCCCTCCTCTCCCGGGCcgggggggccgggcgggggtgGCGGGCGCGGCCGGAAGCTGCTGCTGCCCACGCCCCTCCTGCGGGACCTGTACACCCTCAGCGGACTCTATCCCTCCCCCTTCCACCGGGACAACTTCAGCCCCTACCTGTTCGCCAGCCGCGACCACCTGCTGTGAGCCACCCTCCCCCTCCAGCCACCCACTCCCAAAGCTGCCCGctccccccccctcctccccaccacgCGTGTGCCATGTGA
- the PLPPR2 gene encoding phospholipid phosphatase-related protein type 2 isoform X4 — MVEVCGGPPGVSQRLCVCSAVVWVSVAGRVHAVLHACVCECAVLAVVGVGPCVNEPPILLPGRLAALLGCTKLCVCVCVCVQLGDELCTRGLPRWVAVSLGQVGSADTPPPHVSHTTERAPQQGRWTQAAPCLLWPGSQWLCPVPWGSPSRWPPAAAVTLRGWRRRLVGSPRALWQRPTPSAGLAFTMAGGRPQPKRSFSIIPCFVFVESVLLGFVVLLAYRLEFTDTFTVHAQGFFCYDSTYAKPYPGPEAASRAPPALVYALVTAGPTLTILLGELARAFFPAPPSAISTLGESTIVSGACCRFSPPLRRLVRFLGGDGQPHAALPVRLPPQLHGPGLPAALARPPRPRPLRHRPGRLRRQPQPGGRRAPRLPLQGRGALRLRGHLHGDVRDPRVPREGLPPGQAVALPGPAVSCLLGGRGAGGRVPQPLVRRAGRLPDRSGHRRLPGHLRRAQLPEQATLWPEALPVGEPGPGPLRGQPPRKEPEACRPHSTPARLTPSKPQNCARRGHLIPSCVSSRAPAMCSSPRVPRPRLRSEPTPLPLPLPLPLPAPTPGQGPSPSSPGPGGPGGGGGRGRKLLLPTPLLRDLYTLSGLYPSPFHRDNFSPYLFASRDHLL, encoded by the exons ATGGTGGAGGTGTGTGGAGGGCCTCCCGGTGTGTCCCAGCGGTTGTGTGTCTGCTCGGCTGTCGTGTGGGTGTCCGTGGCAGGCCGTGTGCACGCTGTGCTACACGCGTGTGTGTGCGAGTGTGCGGTTCTGGCTGTCGTGGGTGTGGGCCCGTGTGTGAATGAGCCTCCGATATTGCTCCCCGGGAGGCTGGCCGCGTTGCTGGGATGCacgaaattgtgtgtgtgtgtgtgtgtgtgtgtgcaactTGGGGATGAGTTGTGCACTCGGGGGCTGCCGCGGTGGGTGGCTGTGTCTCTGGGACAGGTGGGCAGCGctgacacccctcccccccacgtGTCACACACTACAGAGCGAGCCCCGCAGCAGGGCCGTTGGACCCAGGCTGCCCCCTGCCTTCTCTGGCCAGGGTCTCAGTGGCTGTGTCCAGTGCCATGGGGGTCCCCGTCTCGCTGGCCGCCAGCGGCGGCTGTGACTCTGCGGGGGTGGCGGCGGCGGCTGGTGGGAAGCCCTAGGGCGCTTTGGCAG CGCCCCACCCCCTCCGCAGGCCTGGCCTTCACCATGGCGGGAGGGAGGCCTCAGCCAAAGAGGAGTTTCTCCATCATCCCGTGCTTCGTCTTTGTGGAG TCTGTGCTGCTGGGCTTCGTGGTCCTGCTCGCCTACCGCCTGGAGTTCACGGACACGTTTACGGTGCACGCCCAAGGCTTCTTCTGCTATGACAGCACCTACGCCAAGCCCTACCCCGGCCCCGAGGCCGCCAGCCGGGCCCCGCCCGCCCTTGTCTACGCCCTGGTCACCGCCGGGCCCACCCTCACC ATCCTGCTGGGGGAGCTGGCGCGCGCCTTCTTCCCGGCACCCCCCTCGGCCATCTCCACCCTCGGGGAGAGCACCATCGTGTCGGGAGCCTGCTGCCGCTTCAGCCCCCCGCTCCGGAGGCTGGTCCGCTTCCTGG GTGGTGACGGGCAACCCCACGCCGCACTTCCTGTCCGTCTGCCGCCCCAACTACACGGCCCTGGGCTGCCCGCCGCCCTCGCCCGACCGCCCCGGCCCCGACCGCTTCGTCACCGACCAGGGCGCCTGCGCCGGCAGCCCCAGCCTGGTGGCCGCCGCGCGCCGCGCCTTCCCCTGCAAGGACGCGGCGCTCTGCGCCTACGCGGTCACCTACACGGCG ATGTACGTGACCCTCGTGTTCCGCGTGAAGGGCTCCCGCCTGGTCAAGCCGTCGCTCTGCCTGGCCCTGCTGTGTCCTGCCTTCTTGGTGGGCGTGGTGCGGGTGGCCGAGTACCGCAACCACTGGTCCGACGTGCTGGCCGGCTTCCTGACCGGAGCGGCCATCGCCGCCTTCCTG GTCACCTGCGTCGTGCACAACTTCCAGAGCAGGCCACCCTCTGGCCGGAGGCTCTCCCCGTGGGAGAGCCTGGGCCAGGTCCCCTCCGTGGACAGCCCCCTCGAAAA GAACCCGAGGCCTGCAGGCCACACTCGACACCGGCACGGCTCACCCCATCCA agccgCAGAACTGCGCCCGCCGTGGCCACCTAATTCCCAGTTGCGTGTCCTCGCGGGCCCCGGCCATGTGTTCGTCGCCCCGCGTGCCCCGCCCTCGACTGAGGTCGGAGCCGACGCCCCTgccgctgcccctgcccctgcccctgcccgcgCCGACCCCCGGCCAGGGCCCCTCGCCCTCCTCTCCCGGGCcgggggggccgggcgggggtgGCGGGCGCGGCCGGAAGCTGCTGCTGCCCACGCCCCTCCTGCGGGACCTGTACACCCTCAGCGGACTCTATCCCTCCCCCTTCCACCGGGACAACTTCAGCCCCTACCTGTTCGCCAGCCGCGACCACCTGCTGTGA
- the PLPPR2 gene encoding phospholipid phosphatase-related protein type 2 isoform X2: MVEVCGGPPGVSQRLCVCSAVVWVSVAGRVHAVLHACVCECAVLAVVGVGPCVNEPPILLPGRLAALLGCTKLCVCVCVCVQLGDELCTRGLPRWVAVSLGQVGSADTPPPHVSHTTERAPQQGRWTQAAPCLLWPGSQWLCPVPWGSPSRWPPAAAVTLRGWRRRLVGSPRALWQRPTPSAGLAFTMAGGRPQPKRSFSIIPCFVFVESVLLGFVVLLAYRLEFTDTFTVHAQGFFCYDSTYAKPYPGPEAASRAPPALVYALVTAGPTLTILLGELARAFFPAPPSAISTLGESTIVSGACCRFSPPLRRLVRFLGVYAFGLFTATIFANAGQVVTGNPTPHFLSVCRPNYTALGCPPPSPDRPGPDRFVTDQGACAGSPSLVAAARRAFPCKDAALCAYAVTYTAMYVTLVFRVKGSRLVKPSLCLALLCPAFLVGVVRVAEYRNHWSDVLAGFLTGAAIAAFLVTCVVHNFQSRPPSGRRLSPWESLGQVPSVDSPLEKLSVAQEPEACRPHSTPARLTPSKPQNCARRGHLIPSCVSSRAPAMCSSPRVPRPRLRSEPTPLPLPLPLPLPAPTPGQGPSPSSPGPGGPGGGGGRGRKLLLPTPLLRDLYTLSGLYPSPFHRDNFSPYLFASRDHLL; this comes from the exons ATGGTGGAGGTGTGTGGAGGGCCTCCCGGTGTGTCCCAGCGGTTGTGTGTCTGCTCGGCTGTCGTGTGGGTGTCCGTGGCAGGCCGTGTGCACGCTGTGCTACACGCGTGTGTGTGCGAGTGTGCGGTTCTGGCTGTCGTGGGTGTGGGCCCGTGTGTGAATGAGCCTCCGATATTGCTCCCCGGGAGGCTGGCCGCGTTGCTGGGATGCacgaaattgtgtgtgtgtgtgtgtgtgtgtgtgcaactTGGGGATGAGTTGTGCACTCGGGGGCTGCCGCGGTGGGTGGCTGTGTCTCTGGGACAGGTGGGCAGCGctgacacccctcccccccacgtGTCACACACTACAGAGCGAGCCCCGCAGCAGGGCCGTTGGACCCAGGCTGCCCCCTGCCTTCTCTGGCCAGGGTCTCAGTGGCTGTGTCCAGTGCCATGGGGGTCCCCGTCTCGCTGGCCGCCAGCGGCGGCTGTGACTCTGCGGGGGTGGCGGCGGCGGCTGGTGGGAAGCCCTAGGGCGCTTTGGCAG CGCCCCACCCCCTCCGCAGGCCTGGCCTTCACCATGGCGGGAGGGAGGCCTCAGCCAAAGAGGAGTTTCTCCATCATCCCGTGCTTCGTCTTTGTGGAG TCTGTGCTGCTGGGCTTCGTGGTCCTGCTCGCCTACCGCCTGGAGTTCACGGACACGTTTACGGTGCACGCCCAAGGCTTCTTCTGCTATGACAGCACCTACGCCAAGCCCTACCCCGGCCCCGAGGCCGCCAGCCGGGCCCCGCCCGCCCTTGTCTACGCCCTGGTCACCGCCGGGCCCACCCTCACC ATCCTGCTGGGGGAGCTGGCGCGCGCCTTCTTCCCGGCACCCCCCTCGGCCATCTCCACCCTCGGGGAGAGCACCATCGTGTCGGGAGCCTGCTGCCGCTTCAGCCCCCCGCTCCGGAGGCTGGTCCGCTTCCTGG gcgTCTACGCCTTCGGCCTCTTCACCGCGACCATCTTCGCCAACGCGGGCCAGGTGGTGACGGGCAACCCCACGCCGCACTTCCTGTCCGTCTGCCGCCCCAACTACACGGCCCTGGGCTGCCCGCCGCCCTCGCCCGACCGCCCCGGCCCCGACCGCTTCGTCACCGACCAGGGCGCCTGCGCCGGCAGCCCCAGCCTGGTGGCCGCCGCGCGCCGCGCCTTCCCCTGCAAGGACGCGGCGCTCTGCGCCTACGCGGTCACCTACACGGCG ATGTACGTGACCCTCGTGTTCCGCGTGAAGGGCTCCCGCCTGGTCAAGCCGTCGCTCTGCCTGGCCCTGCTGTGTCCTGCCTTCTTGGTGGGCGTGGTGCGGGTGGCCGAGTACCGCAACCACTGGTCCGACGTGCTGGCCGGCTTCCTGACCGGAGCGGCCATCGCCGCCTTCCTG GTCACCTGCGTCGTGCACAACTTCCAGAGCAGGCCACCCTCTGGCCGGAGGCTCTCCCCGTGGGAGAGCCTGGGCCAGGTCCCCTCCGTGGACAGCCCCCTCGAAAAGTTAAGTGTGGCCCAG GAACCCGAGGCCTGCAGGCCACACTCGACACCGGCACGGCTCACCCCATCCA agccgCAGAACTGCGCCCGCCGTGGCCACCTAATTCCCAGTTGCGTGTCCTCGCGGGCCCCGGCCATGTGTTCGTCGCCCCGCGTGCCCCGCCCTCGACTGAGGTCGGAGCCGACGCCCCTgccgctgcccctgcccctgcccctgcccgcgCCGACCCCCGGCCAGGGCCCCTCGCCCTCCTCTCCCGGGCcgggggggccgggcgggggtgGCGGGCGCGGCCGGAAGCTGCTGCTGCCCACGCCCCTCCTGCGGGACCTGTACACCCTCAGCGGACTCTATCCCTCCCCCTTCCACCGGGACAACTTCAGCCCCTACCTGTTCGCCAGCCGCGACCACCTGCTGTGA
- the CCDC159 gene encoding LOW QUALITY PROTEIN: coiled-coil domain-containing protein 159 (The sequence of the model RefSeq protein was modified relative to this genomic sequence to represent the inferred CDS: deleted 1 base in 1 codon), translating to MIPDSQKALRLELESLKNQLQAQTKAFEFLNHSVTMLEKESCLQQIKIQQLEEMLSPTGCQAQKELRKWGAEQGRQELYGALAQGLQGLQKTLRDSEEMQQARTARCLQLLAQEVQDSKKFLWEELELIREEVTFIYQKLKVQEEEVTENLMSIQKMRKTQMKCRKVLTKIKQQGYEPAAWPEEVAPGGGGTWRSDLQKELSDIWSAVHALQNSIDALAASPEGHPRAAGCGGHKGHRCVSPAPPSWDSDSDCDACKPAFSKSCSF from the exons ATGATCCCCGACTCCCAGAAGGCGCTGCGACTCGAGCTGGAGTCACTCAAGAACCAACTCCAGGCCCAGACCAAG gctttTGAGTTTCTCAACCACTCCGTGACTATGTTggagaaggagagctgcctgcaGCAGATCAAGATCCAGCAGCTGGAAG AGATGCTGAGCCCCACGGGCTGCCAGGCCCAGAAGGAGCTGCGCAAGTGG GGCGCGGAGCAGGGCCGGCAGGAGCTGTACGGGGCGCTGGCCCAGGGCCTGCAGGGGCTGCAGAAGACGCTGCGGGACAGCGAGGAGATGCAGCAGGCCCGCACCGCCCGCTGCCTCCAGCTGCTGGCCCAGGAAGTCCAGGACAG CAAGAAGTTCCTGTGGGAGGAGCTGGAGCTGATACGAGAGGAGGTGACCTTCATCTACCAGAAGCTCA AGGTGCAGGAAGAGGAGGTCACCGAAAACCTCATGAGCATCCAGAAGATGCGAAAGACGCAGATGAAGTGCCGCAAG GTCCTGACCAAAATAAAGCAGCAGGGGTACGAGCCGGCGGCCTGGCCGGAGGAGGTGGCCCCGGGCGGCGGGGGGACCTGGAGAAGTGACCTCCAGAAGGAGCTGAGCGACATATG GTCCGCCGTGCACGCGCTGCAGAACTCCATCGACGCCCTGGCCGCGTCCCCAGAGGGCCACCCCCGGGCTGCGGGCTGCGGGG GTCACAAGGGCCATCGGTGCGTGAGCCCCGCGCCGCCCTCCTGGGACTCGGACTCCGATTGCGATGCGTGCAAGCCAGCTTTCTCCAAGAGCTGCTCCTTCTAG
- the PLPPR2 gene encoding phospholipid phosphatase-related protein type 2 isoform X5, giving the protein MVEVCGGPPGVSQRLCVCSAVVWVSVAGRVHAVLHACVCECAVLAVVGVGPCVNEPPILLPGRLAALLGCTKLCVCVCVCVQLGDELCTRGLPRWVAVSLGQVGSADTPPPHVSHTTERAPQQGRWTQAAPCLLWPGSQWLCPVPWGSPSRWPPAAAVTLRGWRRRLVGSPRALWQRPTPSAGLAFTMAGGRPQPKRSFSIIPCFVFVESVLLGFVVLLAYRLEFTDTFTVHAQGFFCYDSTYAKPYPGPEAASRAPPALVYALVTAGPTLTILLGELARAFFPAPPSAISTLGESTIVSGACCRFSPPLRRLVRFLGVYAFGLFTATIFANAGQVVTGNPTPHFLSVCRPNYTALGCPPPSPDRPGPDRFVTDQGACAGSPSLVAAARRAFPCKDAALCAYAVTYTAMYVTLVFRVKGSRLVKPSLCLALLCPAFLVGVVRVAEYRNHWSDVLAGFLTGAAIAAFLVTCVVHNFQSRPPSGRRLSPWESLGQVPSVDSPLEKNPRPAGHTRHRHGSPHPSRRTAPAVAT; this is encoded by the exons ATGGTGGAGGTGTGTGGAGGGCCTCCCGGTGTGTCCCAGCGGTTGTGTGTCTGCTCGGCTGTCGTGTGGGTGTCCGTGGCAGGCCGTGTGCACGCTGTGCTACACGCGTGTGTGTGCGAGTGTGCGGTTCTGGCTGTCGTGGGTGTGGGCCCGTGTGTGAATGAGCCTCCGATATTGCTCCCCGGGAGGCTGGCCGCGTTGCTGGGATGCacgaaattgtgtgtgtgtgtgtgtgtgtgtgtgcaactTGGGGATGAGTTGTGCACTCGGGGGCTGCCGCGGTGGGTGGCTGTGTCTCTGGGACAGGTGGGCAGCGctgacacccctcccccccacgtGTCACACACTACAGAGCGAGCCCCGCAGCAGGGCCGTTGGACCCAGGCTGCCCCCTGCCTTCTCTGGCCAGGGTCTCAGTGGCTGTGTCCAGTGCCATGGGGGTCCCCGTCTCGCTGGCCGCCAGCGGCGGCTGTGACTCTGCGGGGGTGGCGGCGGCGGCTGGTGGGAAGCCCTAGGGCGCTTTGGCAG CGCCCCACCCCCTCCGCAGGCCTGGCCTTCACCATGGCGGGAGGGAGGCCTCAGCCAAAGAGGAGTTTCTCCATCATCCCGTGCTTCGTCTTTGTGGAG TCTGTGCTGCTGGGCTTCGTGGTCCTGCTCGCCTACCGCCTGGAGTTCACGGACACGTTTACGGTGCACGCCCAAGGCTTCTTCTGCTATGACAGCACCTACGCCAAGCCCTACCCCGGCCCCGAGGCCGCCAGCCGGGCCCCGCCCGCCCTTGTCTACGCCCTGGTCACCGCCGGGCCCACCCTCACC ATCCTGCTGGGGGAGCTGGCGCGCGCCTTCTTCCCGGCACCCCCCTCGGCCATCTCCACCCTCGGGGAGAGCACCATCGTGTCGGGAGCCTGCTGCCGCTTCAGCCCCCCGCTCCGGAGGCTGGTCCGCTTCCTGG gcgTCTACGCCTTCGGCCTCTTCACCGCGACCATCTTCGCCAACGCGGGCCAGGTGGTGACGGGCAACCCCACGCCGCACTTCCTGTCCGTCTGCCGCCCCAACTACACGGCCCTGGGCTGCCCGCCGCCCTCGCCCGACCGCCCCGGCCCCGACCGCTTCGTCACCGACCAGGGCGCCTGCGCCGGCAGCCCCAGCCTGGTGGCCGCCGCGCGCCGCGCCTTCCCCTGCAAGGACGCGGCGCTCTGCGCCTACGCGGTCACCTACACGGCG ATGTACGTGACCCTCGTGTTCCGCGTGAAGGGCTCCCGCCTGGTCAAGCCGTCGCTCTGCCTGGCCCTGCTGTGTCCTGCCTTCTTGGTGGGCGTGGTGCGGGTGGCCGAGTACCGCAACCACTGGTCCGACGTGCTGGCCGGCTTCCTGACCGGAGCGGCCATCGCCGCCTTCCTG GTCACCTGCGTCGTGCACAACTTCCAGAGCAGGCCACCCTCTGGCCGGAGGCTCTCCCCGTGGGAGAGCCTGGGCCAGGTCCCCTCCGTGGACAGCCCCCTCGAAAA GAACCCGAGGCCTGCAGGCCACACTCGACACCGGCACGGCTCACCCCATCCA agccgCAGAACTGCGCCCGCCGTGGCCACCTAA
- the PLPPR2 gene encoding phospholipid phosphatase-related protein type 2 isoform X3, protein MPIPSSLNSKKAPPPKSRPRPRPHGVMQMRRPRLRPPPPPSLRGGAAGRAPPRFHLRGRARGANRPSVRPAAPGPPGRRAGTQGRGRRPPAERAPQQGRWTQAAPCLLWPGSQWLCPVPWGSPSRWPPAAAVTLRGWRRRLVGSPRALWQRPTPSAGLAFTMAGGRPQPKRSFSIIPCFVFVESVLLGFVVLLAYRLEFTDTFTVHAQGFFCYDSTYAKPYPGPEAASRAPPALVYALVTAGPTLTILLGELARAFFPAPPSAISTLGESTIVSGACCRFSPPLRRLVRFLGGDGQPHAALPVRLPPQLHGPGLPAALARPPRPRPLRHRPGRLRRQPQPGGRRAPRLPLQGRGALRLRGHLHGDVRDPRVPREGLPPGQAVALPGPAVSCLLGGRGAGGRVPQPLVRRAGRLPDRSGHRRLPGHLRRAQLPEQATLWPEALPVGEPGPGPLRGQPPRKVKCGPGTRGLQATLDTGTAHPIQAAELRPPWPPNSQLRVLAGPGHVFVAPRAPPSTEVGADAPAAAPAPAPARADPRPGPLALLSRAGGAGRGWRARPEAAAAHAPPAGPVHPQRTLSLPLPPGQLQPLPVRQPRPPAVSHPPPPATHSQSCPLPPPPPHHACAM, encoded by the exons ATGCCTATCCCCTCCAGCCTCAATTCTAAGAAGGCCCCGCCCCCCAAGAGccgcccgaggccccgcccccacggGGTCATGCAAATGAGGCGCCCGAGGCTCCGCCCCCCGCCGCCACCGAGCCTGCGCGGCGGCGCCGCCGGCCGGGCCCCTCCGCGCTTCCATCTCCGCGGCCGCGCGCGCGGGGCCAACCGTCCGTCTGTCCGTCCCGCCGCGCCGGGGCCACCCGGGCGGCGCGCGGGGACtcaggggcgggggcggcgccCCCCAGCCG AGCGAGCCCCGCAGCAGGGCCGTTGGACCCAGGCTGCCCCCTGCCTTCTCTGGCCAGGGTCTCAGTGGCTGTGTCCAGTGCCATGGGGGTCCCCGTCTCGCTGGCCGCCAGCGGCGGCTGTGACTCTGCGGGGGTGGCGGCGGCGGCTGGTGGGAAGCCCTAGGGCGCTTTGGCAG CGCCCCACCCCCTCCGCAGGCCTGGCCTTCACCATGGCGGGAGGGAGGCCTCAGCCAAAGAGGAGTTTCTCCATCATCCCGTGCTTCGTCTTTGTGGAG TCTGTGCTGCTGGGCTTCGTGGTCCTGCTCGCCTACCGCCTGGAGTTCACGGACACGTTTACGGTGCACGCCCAAGGCTTCTTCTGCTATGACAGCACCTACGCCAAGCCCTACCCCGGCCCCGAGGCCGCCAGCCGGGCCCCGCCCGCCCTTGTCTACGCCCTGGTCACCGCCGGGCCCACCCTCACC ATCCTGCTGGGGGAGCTGGCGCGCGCCTTCTTCCCGGCACCCCCCTCGGCCATCTCCACCCTCGGGGAGAGCACCATCGTGTCGGGAGCCTGCTGCCGCTTCAGCCCCCCGCTCCGGAGGCTGGTCCGCTTCCTGG GTGGTGACGGGCAACCCCACGCCGCACTTCCTGTCCGTCTGCCGCCCCAACTACACGGCCCTGGGCTGCCCGCCGCCCTCGCCCGACCGCCCCGGCCCCGACCGCTTCGTCACCGACCAGGGCGCCTGCGCCGGCAGCCCCAGCCTGGTGGCCGCCGCGCGCCGCGCCTTCCCCTGCAAGGACGCGGCGCTCTGCGCCTACGCGGTCACCTACACGGCG ATGTACGTGACCCTCGTGTTCCGCGTGAAGGGCTCCCGCCTGGTCAAGCCGTCGCTCTGCCTGGCCCTGCTGTGTCCTGCCTTCTTGGTGGGCGTGGTGCGGGTGGCCGAGTACCGCAACCACTGGTCCGACGTGCTGGCCGGCTTCCTGACCGGAGCGGCCATCGCCGCCTTCCTG GTCACCTGCGTCGTGCACAACTTCCAGAGCAGGCCACCCTCTGGCCGGAGGCTCTCCCCGTGGGAGAGCCTGGGCCAGGTCCCCTCCGTGGACAGCCCCCTCGAAAAGTTAAGTGTGGCCCAG GAACCCGAGGCCTGCAGGCCACACTCGACACCGGCACGGCTCACCCCATCCA agccgCAGAACTGCGCCCGCCGTGGCCACCTAATTCCCAGTTGCGTGTCCTCGCGGGCCCCGGCCATGTGTTCGTCGCCCCGCGTGCCCCGCCCTCGACTGAGGTCGGAGCCGACGCCCCTgccgctgcccctgcccctgcccctgcccgcgCCGACCCCCGGCCAGGGCCCCTCGCCCTCCTCTCCCGGGCcgggggggccgggcgggggtgGCGGGCGCGGCCGGAAGCTGCTGCTGCCCACGCCCCTCCTGCGGGACCTGTACACCCTCAGCGGACTCTATCCCTCCCCCTTCCACCGGGACAACTTCAGCCCCTACCTGTTCGCCAGCCGCGACCACCTGCTGTGAGCCACCCTCCCCCTCCAGCCACCCACTCCCAAAGCTGCCCGctccccccccctcctccccaccacgCGTGTGCCATGTGA